Proteins encoded by one window of Engraulis encrasicolus isolate BLACKSEA-1 chromosome 21, IST_EnEncr_1.0, whole genome shotgun sequence:
- the si:dkey-46i9.6 gene encoding E3 ubiquitin-protein ligase TRIM58 isoform X3 produces MASAASLLTEDQVHCSICLDVYTNPVSIPCGHNFCVNCIRGYWRTSVLYQCPMCKKTFYKQPDTSINTVLREIAEQCKAARRRNSQLEQKEEEEEKKKKKEEEEEEQKKQQQKQKQLQPQPQPKEQLPGLLQKKLQQPVQRPPPPKPQHLKQTTTATPLAAKHLAQGEDDLDLPSLPPPPLPPPTQEEMLLAEMPELLPPPWAEEVSCDVCTGMRLRAVKSCLVCLTSYCEEHIKSHNARFTKHKVVEPVANLEERMCKKHERLLELFCKKDQTIVCVLCTEMDHRAHYTIPVEREWAEKKSHLKKTESEVQQMIDDRQRKVEEIKRSVELNKSSALREIEDSMQVFSELVRAVQRAQAELVLSIEEKQRETERWAQGLIGELEKEIADLRRRNVDLEHLARTEDHIHFLQKFPDICTHPVTKDWSGTSVHTEQCVGTIRRAVMRLEDTLEEEIDKLAENELKRVQQYAVDVTLDPDTANPWLQLSEDCRQLRHLGSWQDLPDTPERFDTVVIALGRQPITTGRRYWEVQVGEKDDWYLGVARASVNRKGRIAVSSTHGYWALAMKKGREYRVSSSPPLLLALPNRLKRVGVYVDYEEGQVSFYDVQAQSHLHTFLDSFQETLYPFFYLYCCDKASDTIAVYPSSDKAIIKQGLE; encoded by the exons ATGGCTTCAGCAGCCAGCCTGCTGACGGAGGACCAAGTCCACTGCTCCATCTGTCTGGACGTGTACACCAACCCCGTGTCCATCCCCTGCGGACACAACTTCTGTGTCAACTGCATCCGAGGATACTGGCGCACCAGCGTGCTCTACCAG TGTCCCATGTGCAAGAAGACCTTCTACAAGCAACCAGACACCAGCATCAACACAGTGCTGAGAGAAATCGCAGAGCAGTGCAAGGCAGCACGCCGCAGGAACAGCCAACTAGagcaaaaggaggaggaagaggagaagaagaagaagaaggaggaggaggaggaagagcagaagaaacaacaacaaaagcaaaagCAACTTCAACCACAGCCACAGCCGAAAGAGCAGCTGCCAGGCCTGCTGCAGAAGAAGCTACAGCAGCCCGTACagagaccaccaccaccaaaaccacAGCATCTGAAACAG ACGACCACAGCAACACCTTTGGCAGCAAAGCACCTTGCCCAAGGAGAAGATGACCTCGACCTCCCGTCCCTGCCACCTCCTCCACTGCCACCTCCCACCCAGGAGGAGATGCTCCTGGCCGAAATGCCCGAGCTCCTGCCACCTCCCTGGGCCGAGGAGGTGTCCTGCGACGTGTGCACGGGCATGCGTCTGCGGGCCGTCAAGTCCTGCCTCGTGTGCCTGACGTCCTACTGCGAGGAGCACATCAAATCGCACAACGCGCGCTTCACCAAGCACAAG gtggTGGAGCCCGTGGCAAACCTGGAGGAGCGCATGTGTAAAAAACATGAGAGGCTGCTGGAGCTGTTCTGCAAGAAGGACcagaccattgtgtgtgtgctctgcaccGAGATGGACCACCGTGCACATTACACTATTCCggtggagagagagtgggcagagaagaag AGCCACCTGAAGAAGACAGAGTCCGAGGTGCAGCAGATGATTGACGACCGACagaggaaggtggaggagatCAAGCGCTCTGTAGAGCTCAACAAG TCGAGTGCGCTGCGTGAGATCGAGGACAGCATGCAGGTGTTCTCGGAGCTGGTGCGTGCGGTGCAGAGGGCCCAGGCGGAGCTGGTGCTGTCCATCGAGGAGAAGCAGCGGGAGACGGAGCGCTGGGCCCAGGGCCTCATCGGTGAGCTGGAGAAGGAGATCGCCGACCTGCGGCGCAGGAACGTGGACCTGGAGCACCTGGCCCGCACAGAGGACCACATCCACTTCCTGCAG AAATTTCCAGACATTTGCACACACCCGGTCACCAAGGACTGGTCTGGGACCAGTGTGCACACGGAGCAGTGTGTGGGAACCATCAGGCGTGCCGTCATGAGACTGGAGGACACCCTCGAGGAGGAGATTGATAAACTAGCAGAGAATG AGCTGAAAAGAGTCCAGCAATATGCAG tggaTGTGACCCTGGACCCCGACACGGCCAACCCGTGGCTCCAGCTGTCGGAGGACTGCCGCCAGCTGCGCCACCTGGGCTCGTGGCAGGACCTGCCCGACACGCCGGAGCGCTTCGACACCGTGGTGATCGCCCTGGGACGTCAGCCTATCACCACTGGCCGTCGCTACTGGGAGGTCCAG GTGGGCGAGAAGGACGACTGGTACCTGGGCGTGGCGCGCGCCTCCGTCAACCGCAAAGGCCGCATCGCCGTTAGCTCCACGCACGGCTACTGGGCACTGGCCATGAAGAAGGGCCGCGAGTACCGCGTCTCGTCCAGCCCGCCGCTGCTGCTGGCCCTGCCCAACCGGCTGAAGCGTGTGGGGGTCTACGTGGACTATGAGGAGGGCCAGGTGTCCTTCTACGACGTCCAGGCGCAGAGCCACCTGCACACCTTCCTGGACAGCTTCCAGGAGACGCTCTACCCCTTCTTCTACCTGTACTGCTGCGACAAGGCCTCGGACACAATCGCCGTCTACCCGTCCAGCGACAAGGCCATTATCAAGCAGGGCTTAgagtag
- the si:dkey-46i9.6 gene encoding E3 ubiquitin-protein ligase TRIM39 isoform X2, whose amino-acid sequence MASPTNLVDEEKAHKGETPVDMASAASLLTEDQVHCSICLDVYTNPVSIPCGHNFCVNCIRGYWRTSVLYQCPMCKKTFYKQPDTSINTVLREIAEQCKAARRRNSQLEQKEEEEEKKKKKEEEEEEQKKQQQKQKQLQPQPQPKEQLPGLLQKKLQQPVQRPPPPKPQHLKQTTTATPLAAKHLAQGEDDLDLPSLPPPPLPPPTQEEMLLAEMPELLPPPWAEEVSCDVCTGMRLRAVKSCLVCLTSYCEEHIKSHNARFTKHKVVEPVANLEERMCKKHERLLELFCKKDQTIVCVLCTEMDHRAHYTIPVEREWAEKKSHLKKTESEVQQMIDDRQRKVEEIKRSVELNKSSALREIEDSMQVFSELVRAVQRAQAELVLSIEEKQRETERWAQGLIGELEKEIADLRRRNVDLEHLARTEDHIHFLQKFPDICTHPVTKDWSGTSVHTEQCVGTIRRAVMRLEDTLEEEIDKLAENELKRVQQYAVDVTLDPDTANPWLQLSEDCRQLRHLGSWQDLPDTPERFDTVVIALGRQPITTGRRYWEVQVGEKDDWYLGVARASVNRKGRIAVSSTHGYWALAMKKGREYRVSSSPPLLLALPNRLKRVGVYVDYEEGQVSFYDVQAQSHLHTFLDSFQETLYPFFYLYCCDKASDTIAVYPSSDKAIIKQGLE is encoded by the exons ATGGCGTCCCCAACCAACCTGGTGGATGAGGAGAAGGCCCATAAGGGAGAGACA CCTGTAGACATGGCTTCAGCAGCCAGCCTGCTGACGGAGGACCAAGTCCACTGCTCCATCTGTCTGGACGTGTACACCAACCCCGTGTCCATCCCCTGCGGACACAACTTCTGTGTCAACTGCATCCGAGGATACTGGCGCACCAGCGTGCTCTACCAG TGTCCCATGTGCAAGAAGACCTTCTACAAGCAACCAGACACCAGCATCAACACAGTGCTGAGAGAAATCGCAGAGCAGTGCAAGGCAGCACGCCGCAGGAACAGCCAACTAGagcaaaaggaggaggaagaggagaagaagaagaagaaggaggaggaggaggaagagcagaagaaacaacaacaaaagcaaaagCAACTTCAACCACAGCCACAGCCGAAAGAGCAGCTGCCAGGCCTGCTGCAGAAGAAGCTACAGCAGCCCGTACagagaccaccaccaccaaaaccacAGCATCTGAAACAG ACGACCACAGCAACACCTTTGGCAGCAAAGCACCTTGCCCAAGGAGAAGATGACCTCGACCTCCCGTCCCTGCCACCTCCTCCACTGCCACCTCCCACCCAGGAGGAGATGCTCCTGGCCGAAATGCCCGAGCTCCTGCCACCTCCCTGGGCCGAGGAGGTGTCCTGCGACGTGTGCACGGGCATGCGTCTGCGGGCCGTCAAGTCCTGCCTCGTGTGCCTGACGTCCTACTGCGAGGAGCACATCAAATCGCACAACGCGCGCTTCACCAAGCACAAG gtggTGGAGCCCGTGGCAAACCTGGAGGAGCGCATGTGTAAAAAACATGAGAGGCTGCTGGAGCTGTTCTGCAAGAAGGACcagaccattgtgtgtgtgctctgcaccGAGATGGACCACCGTGCACATTACACTATTCCggtggagagagagtgggcagagaagaag AGCCACCTGAAGAAGACAGAGTCCGAGGTGCAGCAGATGATTGACGACCGACagaggaaggtggaggagatCAAGCGCTCTGTAGAGCTCAACAAG TCGAGTGCGCTGCGTGAGATCGAGGACAGCATGCAGGTGTTCTCGGAGCTGGTGCGTGCGGTGCAGAGGGCCCAGGCGGAGCTGGTGCTGTCCATCGAGGAGAAGCAGCGGGAGACGGAGCGCTGGGCCCAGGGCCTCATCGGTGAGCTGGAGAAGGAGATCGCCGACCTGCGGCGCAGGAACGTGGACCTGGAGCACCTGGCCCGCACAGAGGACCACATCCACTTCCTGCAG AAATTTCCAGACATTTGCACACACCCGGTCACCAAGGACTGGTCTGGGACCAGTGTGCACACGGAGCAGTGTGTGGGAACCATCAGGCGTGCCGTCATGAGACTGGAGGACACCCTCGAGGAGGAGATTGATAAACTAGCAGAGAATG AGCTGAAAAGAGTCCAGCAATATGCAG tggaTGTGACCCTGGACCCCGACACGGCCAACCCGTGGCTCCAGCTGTCGGAGGACTGCCGCCAGCTGCGCCACCTGGGCTCGTGGCAGGACCTGCCCGACACGCCGGAGCGCTTCGACACCGTGGTGATCGCCCTGGGACGTCAGCCTATCACCACTGGCCGTCGCTACTGGGAGGTCCAG GTGGGCGAGAAGGACGACTGGTACCTGGGCGTGGCGCGCGCCTCCGTCAACCGCAAAGGCCGCATCGCCGTTAGCTCCACGCACGGCTACTGGGCACTGGCCATGAAGAAGGGCCGCGAGTACCGCGTCTCGTCCAGCCCGCCGCTGCTGCTGGCCCTGCCCAACCGGCTGAAGCGTGTGGGGGTCTACGTGGACTATGAGGAGGGCCAGGTGTCCTTCTACGACGTCCAGGCGCAGAGCCACCTGCACACCTTCCTGGACAGCTTCCAGGAGACGCTCTACCCCTTCTTCTACCTGTACTGCTGCGACAAGGCCTCGGACACAATCGCCGTCTACCCGTCCAGCGACAAGGCCATTATCAAGCAGGGCTTAgagtag
- the si:dkey-46i9.6 gene encoding E3 ubiquitin-protein ligase TRIM58 isoform X1, translated as MRPVDMPLAANLLALYQIQKLALFLFNLTHHCLSLSFLSSLHACVWFKPVDMASAASLLTEDQVHCSICLDVYTNPVSIPCGHNFCVNCIRGYWRTSVLYQCPMCKKTFYKQPDTSINTVLREIAEQCKAARRRNSQLEQKEEEEEKKKKKEEEEEEQKKQQQKQKQLQPQPQPKEQLPGLLQKKLQQPVQRPPPPKPQHLKQTTTATPLAAKHLAQGEDDLDLPSLPPPPLPPPTQEEMLLAEMPELLPPPWAEEVSCDVCTGMRLRAVKSCLVCLTSYCEEHIKSHNARFTKHKVVEPVANLEERMCKKHERLLELFCKKDQTIVCVLCTEMDHRAHYTIPVEREWAEKKSHLKKTESEVQQMIDDRQRKVEEIKRSVELNKSSALREIEDSMQVFSELVRAVQRAQAELVLSIEEKQRETERWAQGLIGELEKEIADLRRRNVDLEHLARTEDHIHFLQKFPDICTHPVTKDWSGTSVHTEQCVGTIRRAVMRLEDTLEEEIDKLAENELKRVQQYAVDVTLDPDTANPWLQLSEDCRQLRHLGSWQDLPDTPERFDTVVIALGRQPITTGRRYWEVQVGEKDDWYLGVARASVNRKGRIAVSSTHGYWALAMKKGREYRVSSSPPLLLALPNRLKRVGVYVDYEEGQVSFYDVQAQSHLHTFLDSFQETLYPFFYLYCCDKASDTIAVYPSSDKAIIKQGLE; from the exons ATGCGGCCTGTAGACATGCCATTGGCAGCCAACCTCTTGGCTCTCTATCAGATTCAGAAATtggctttatttttatttaatctgactcatcactgcctctctctctcttttctttcttctctacatgcatgtgtgtggtttaaGCCTGTAGACATGGCTTCAGCAGCCAGCCTGCTGACGGAGGACCAAGTCCACTGCTCCATCTGTCTGGACGTGTACACCAACCCCGTGTCCATCCCCTGCGGACACAACTTCTGTGTCAACTGCATCCGAGGATACTGGCGCACCAGCGTGCTCTACCAG TGTCCCATGTGCAAGAAGACCTTCTACAAGCAACCAGACACCAGCATCAACACAGTGCTGAGAGAAATCGCAGAGCAGTGCAAGGCAGCACGCCGCAGGAACAGCCAACTAGagcaaaaggaggaggaagaggagaagaagaagaagaaggaggaggaggaggaagagcagaagaaacaacaacaaaagcaaaagCAACTTCAACCACAGCCACAGCCGAAAGAGCAGCTGCCAGGCCTGCTGCAGAAGAAGCTACAGCAGCCCGTACagagaccaccaccaccaaaaccacAGCATCTGAAACAG ACGACCACAGCAACACCTTTGGCAGCAAAGCACCTTGCCCAAGGAGAAGATGACCTCGACCTCCCGTCCCTGCCACCTCCTCCACTGCCACCTCCCACCCAGGAGGAGATGCTCCTGGCCGAAATGCCCGAGCTCCTGCCACCTCCCTGGGCCGAGGAGGTGTCCTGCGACGTGTGCACGGGCATGCGTCTGCGGGCCGTCAAGTCCTGCCTCGTGTGCCTGACGTCCTACTGCGAGGAGCACATCAAATCGCACAACGCGCGCTTCACCAAGCACAAG gtggTGGAGCCCGTGGCAAACCTGGAGGAGCGCATGTGTAAAAAACATGAGAGGCTGCTGGAGCTGTTCTGCAAGAAGGACcagaccattgtgtgtgtgctctgcaccGAGATGGACCACCGTGCACATTACACTATTCCggtggagagagagtgggcagagaagaag AGCCACCTGAAGAAGACAGAGTCCGAGGTGCAGCAGATGATTGACGACCGACagaggaaggtggaggagatCAAGCGCTCTGTAGAGCTCAACAAG TCGAGTGCGCTGCGTGAGATCGAGGACAGCATGCAGGTGTTCTCGGAGCTGGTGCGTGCGGTGCAGAGGGCCCAGGCGGAGCTGGTGCTGTCCATCGAGGAGAAGCAGCGGGAGACGGAGCGCTGGGCCCAGGGCCTCATCGGTGAGCTGGAGAAGGAGATCGCCGACCTGCGGCGCAGGAACGTGGACCTGGAGCACCTGGCCCGCACAGAGGACCACATCCACTTCCTGCAG AAATTTCCAGACATTTGCACACACCCGGTCACCAAGGACTGGTCTGGGACCAGTGTGCACACGGAGCAGTGTGTGGGAACCATCAGGCGTGCCGTCATGAGACTGGAGGACACCCTCGAGGAGGAGATTGATAAACTAGCAGAGAATG AGCTGAAAAGAGTCCAGCAATATGCAG tggaTGTGACCCTGGACCCCGACACGGCCAACCCGTGGCTCCAGCTGTCGGAGGACTGCCGCCAGCTGCGCCACCTGGGCTCGTGGCAGGACCTGCCCGACACGCCGGAGCGCTTCGACACCGTGGTGATCGCCCTGGGACGTCAGCCTATCACCACTGGCCGTCGCTACTGGGAGGTCCAG GTGGGCGAGAAGGACGACTGGTACCTGGGCGTGGCGCGCGCCTCCGTCAACCGCAAAGGCCGCATCGCCGTTAGCTCCACGCACGGCTACTGGGCACTGGCCATGAAGAAGGGCCGCGAGTACCGCGTCTCGTCCAGCCCGCCGCTGCTGCTGGCCCTGCCCAACCGGCTGAAGCGTGTGGGGGTCTACGTGGACTATGAGGAGGGCCAGGTGTCCTTCTACGACGTCCAGGCGCAGAGCCACCTGCACACCTTCCTGGACAGCTTCCAGGAGACGCTCTACCCCTTCTTCTACCTGTACTGCTGCGACAAGGCCTCGGACACAATCGCCGTCTACCCGTCCAGCGACAAGGCCATTATCAAGCAGGGCTTAgagtag